A genomic region of Polyangiaceae bacterium contains the following coding sequences:
- a CDS encoding RHS domain-containing protein, producing MQAAKWFDPVLGIDIHMVLVPAPPSPTPIPTPLPHPFVGIVFDPLGAALGAALGLAFGGGGPVLLYGAMPAGNTGTEVKALPPHFPTPPGISFAPMDIPGNEGTIVTGSKTVTFAGSSEGRLLSMVMTCNYPINLPTSLCMAIPLGGPILIGGPDSFDVLAALTQAIRTKWFSNFLITKLKAGPRLSRVICFLTGHPVDVMTGEVLTDAVDFELPGPMPLKFERFYYSRNRREGPLGPGWHHPLDSWIDDRDEGVVVCLPDGRERLHPRLDEGVSVWDPIDRYWLERTERGYRLTMVDGKRYHYESVKRGKHSFVLVRITDRSDNGIVLKYDDGILRNVIDSAGRELHFFVSHTGRIERIRSHALGIDLLRFSYDAEGKLASATDAEGNTLRYAYRGGVLVQETNRNGLSFYFEYDWYDPDGWCVRTWGDGGIYDHRMTYDKLRNVTLVDDSRGGRTHYFGNPAGLVDREIDPTGREKCYEWDEFYRKTAEIDGAGNRTEWEYDERGNKIVERDALGQEKRWKYNRFDSPVEFIDEAGGQWIRELDDEGKPTLAVDPLGNAYRFWYERRGLPSAVADPKGRRFALKYDEAGNLAETVDWEGHVTRHEYDGLGRIIATTDALGERTEFTWDLRGRLRTVTQPDGSRIELVHDGEGNLVEWSDSLGRIRHYQYAGLGKRVREVDPAGGITQYFYDTEENLVRIVNAAGAEYRIDVDLAGRVVKETGFDGVVTQFRHDRAGRCIERVRGGHKRMSIAYDKLGRVKAQVFPGGLRHAYEYDARGGLVAAQNGACTVKRAYDGVGNLIEERVGDHVVESQYDEVGLRKSRRTSAGDEVAYDVNGNGFLRGISVGLPGQSPRLTTMTRNPVGYEIARLLPGAIACEWSRGTGGRAELRSVKRRNTEITSTKYDWRPNGTLAATLDPFQGRTIYEHDSRSYLVSATFSDGTSQFRSADAIGNIYRTRERTDRNFTASGALLRSGDVTFKYDDEGQLVEKILANGTSWRYVWDGAGQLSRVVRPDGVEVTFAYDALGRRIRKTVGERSTTYVWDKDELAHELQNDGSKVAWVFDPGTFVPLAKIEGNAYFGILGDHLGAPTALVDEAGEIAWQAQLDLYGVAKSDVSRTSCPWRFPGQYEDEETGLYYNRFRYYDPDSGIYISQDPLGLAFDLNLYAYVADPLSWIDPFGLGKCRGGQAMPDIPRGNPAAGWDHIFQRHVPGFGANQGDLFRLRPGSTAADIERQLERAMGQVWHSGQRISDPNRIMQTFEKRMTINGMSARYRMVVDTANNRIVTFFPALGG from the coding sequence ATGCAAGCGGCCAAGTGGTTCGACCCCGTTCTCGGCATTGACATTCACATGGTGCTCGTCCCGGCACCACCTTCGCCGACGCCGATTCCTACTCCACTTCCGCACCCGTTCGTGGGAATCGTTTTCGATCCGCTCGGAGCGGCGCTCGGTGCAGCGCTCGGGCTCGCATTCGGTGGAGGTGGCCCCGTTCTTCTTTATGGCGCGATGCCGGCAGGAAATACGGGCACCGAGGTCAAGGCATTGCCGCCTCATTTCCCGACGCCTCCCGGGATTTCTTTTGCGCCCATGGATATTCCGGGCAATGAAGGCACCATCGTCACGGGCAGCAAAACGGTGACCTTCGCCGGATCGTCCGAAGGACGATTGCTGTCGATGGTGATGACGTGCAATTATCCCATCAATTTGCCCACATCGCTTTGCATGGCCATACCGCTCGGTGGACCCATTCTCATTGGTGGTCCGGATTCGTTCGATGTGCTCGCAGCACTCACGCAGGCCATTCGTACAAAGTGGTTTTCCAATTTTTTGATAACAAAATTGAAGGCCGGGCCGCGATTGTCGCGCGTCATCTGTTTTTTGACCGGGCACCCGGTCGACGTCATGACCGGCGAGGTCCTCACCGATGCGGTGGACTTCGAGCTTCCGGGCCCGATGCCATTGAAGTTCGAGCGTTTTTATTATAGCCGCAATCGTCGCGAAGGACCGCTCGGACCAGGCTGGCATCATCCGCTCGATTCCTGGATTGACGATCGGGACGAGGGGGTCGTCGTTTGTTTGCCGGACGGTCGCGAACGGTTGCATCCGCGCCTCGACGAGGGCGTATCGGTGTGGGATCCCATTGACCGGTATTGGCTCGAGCGCACCGAGCGTGGTTATCGGCTGACGATGGTGGACGGCAAACGGTACCATTATGAAAGCGTAAAGCGGGGCAAACACTCGTTTGTCTTGGTACGCATTACGGATCGCAGCGACAATGGCATTGTCCTGAAATACGATGACGGCATCTTGCGGAACGTCATCGATAGCGCAGGGCGTGAATTGCACTTTTTCGTCAGCCACACCGGACGAATCGAGCGAATTCGATCGCATGCTCTCGGCATCGATTTATTGCGTTTTTCCTACGATGCTGAAGGAAAACTCGCTTCCGCAACCGACGCCGAAGGAAATACACTACGTTACGCTTACCGAGGCGGCGTCCTCGTGCAAGAGACGAACCGCAATGGTTTGTCGTTCTACTTTGAATACGATTGGTATGATCCGGACGGGTGGTGTGTTCGGACGTGGGGCGACGGTGGAATTTACGACCATCGGATGACGTACGACAAACTCCGGAACGTGACGCTCGTGGACGATTCCCGTGGCGGTCGGACGCATTATTTTGGAAATCCCGCGGGGCTCGTGGATCGCGAGATCGACCCCACGGGGAGAGAAAAATGTTACGAATGGGACGAGTTTTACCGGAAGACGGCTGAGATCGATGGCGCGGGAAACCGCACGGAATGGGAATACGATGAACGAGGGAACAAAATCGTCGAACGTGACGCCCTTGGCCAGGAAAAACGTTGGAAGTACAATCGATTCGATTCGCCTGTGGAATTCATCGACGAGGCTGGGGGGCAGTGGATCCGCGAATTGGACGACGAGGGCAAACCGACGCTCGCGGTCGATCCGCTTGGAAATGCGTATCGATTTTGGTACGAGCGGCGCGGTTTGCCGAGTGCCGTGGCGGACCCAAAAGGGCGGCGCTTTGCGCTGAAGTACGACGAAGCGGGCAATCTCGCCGAAACCGTGGACTGGGAGGGCCATGTCACGCGGCACGAATACGATGGCCTCGGGAGGATCATCGCGACCACGGACGCGCTCGGTGAACGAACCGAATTTACTTGGGATTTGCGCGGGCGACTCAGAACGGTCACGCAGCCCGATGGTTCGCGGATCGAGCTGGTTCACGACGGCGAAGGCAACCTGGTCGAATGGTCCGACTCGCTAGGACGCATTCGGCATTATCAATATGCGGGGCTCGGCAAGCGCGTGCGGGAAGTCGACCCTGCGGGCGGGATCACGCAATACTTCTACGATACCGAAGAAAACTTGGTGCGTATCGTGAATGCTGCCGGCGCCGAATACCGCATCGATGTAGACTTGGCCGGAAGGGTTGTGAAGGAAACGGGGTTCGATGGTGTCGTCACGCAATTCCGGCACGATCGGGCGGGCAGGTGCATCGAACGCGTACGCGGCGGGCACAAGCGTATGTCGATTGCGTACGACAAACTTGGACGCGTGAAAGCTCAAGTTTTTCCTGGGGGATTACGTCACGCGTATGAATACGACGCCAGAGGGGGTCTCGTTGCGGCGCAAAACGGAGCCTGCACGGTGAAGCGCGCCTACGATGGCGTAGGCAATCTGATTGAAGAGCGCGTGGGCGATCATGTCGTCGAGAGCCAATACGACGAAGTGGGCCTGCGAAAATCGAGGCGCACGAGTGCTGGCGACGAGGTTGCCTATGACGTGAACGGGAATGGGTTTTTGCGCGGAATTTCCGTGGGTTTGCCAGGCCAATCACCGCGACTCACGACAATGACGCGAAACCCCGTTGGTTACGAAATTGCTCGGCTTTTGCCCGGGGCGATTGCCTGCGAATGGTCTCGCGGCACAGGCGGCAGGGCCGAGCTTCGCAGCGTAAAACGTCGTAATACCGAAATTACGAGCACGAAATATGATTGGCGGCCCAATGGCACGCTCGCGGCGACATTGGATCCATTCCAAGGCCGAACAATCTACGAACACGATTCGCGGTCGTATCTGGTTTCGGCAACTTTTTCTGACGGAACGAGTCAATTTCGCTCTGCGGACGCCATCGGAAACATTTATCGCACACGCGAACGCACGGATCGCAATTTCACCGCAAGTGGCGCGCTTTTGCGATCGGGAGACGTCACGTTCAAATATGACGATGAGGGACAACTCGTCGAAAAGATTCTGGCAAACGGTACGAGTTGGCGCTACGTATGGGACGGGGCGGGGCAACTTTCGCGGGTCGTTCGTCCGGACGGCGTCGAAGTGACGTTTGCCTACGATGCACTCGGGCGGCGTATTCGCAAAACGGTCGGTGAACGTTCGACGACGTATGTCTGGGACAAGGACGAGCTTGCGCACGAGCTGCAAAATGATGGCTCGAAAGTAGCATGGGTTTTCGACCCTGGAACGTTCGTCCCGCTAGCGAAAATCGAAGGAAATGCCTACTTCGGCATTCTCGGGGATCATCTTGGCGCACCCACGGCGCTCGTCGACGAAGCGGGCGAGATTGCTTGGCAAGCGCAATTGGATCTTTACGGCGTTGCAAAGAGCGACGTATCGCGCACGTCGTGTCCGTGGCGTTTTCCGGGTCAATACGAAGACGAGGAAACGGGGCTTTATTATAATCGATTCCGCTATTATGATCCGGATTCTGGCATTTACATCAGCCAGGATCCACTGGGTCTCGCTTTTGACCTCAACCTGTATGCATACGTTGCGGATCCGCTTTCGTGGATTGACCCCTTTGGGCTCGGAAAGTGCCGCGGTGGGCAGGCAATGCCCGACATTCCTCGAGGCAACCCAGCGGCTGGCTGGGATCACATTTTCCAGCGCCATGTTCCTGGATTTGGAGCAAATCAGGGGGACCTCTTCCGATTGAGGCCAGGATCGACGGCGGCGGACATCGAACGGCAGCTCGAACGCGCAATGGGCCAGGTGTGGCATTCAGGTCAGCGCATCAGCGATCCCAATCGCATCATGCAAACCTTTGAAAAACGAATGACCATCAATGGAATGAGCGCACGTTACCGCATGGTCGTCGACACGGCCAACAATCGAATCGTCACGTTCTTTCCGGCGCTGGGAGGTTAG